From one Solanum lycopersicum chromosome 12, SLM_r2.1 genomic stretch:
- the LOC101263501 gene encoding uncharacterized protein isoform X3 yields the protein MIDMTWLSAMLLGAGCLALGYIIGMRHSSRTFLSNRASGDTETLIDGKKRKGAKQPFEVERLAEILEDFKMVLVVRNDLKMGKGKIAAQCRWEMCGQVKVVVKIESEDDMLVLQERAKSINIPTHITIDAGRTQIAPNSRTVMAILGPADMVDNVTGGLKLL from the exons ATGATTGACATGACATGGCTTAGCGCCATGTTACTTGGAGCAGGATGCCTTGCTTTGGGTTATATTATTGGGATGCGACATTCTTCTCGCACTTTTCTCTCAAACAGAGCATCTGGTGATACCGAAACTTTAATTGATGGGAAAAAGAGAAAAGGGGCCAAGCAACCTTTTGAAGTAGAAAGGCTGGCTGAGATCCTTGAAGATTTTAAAATG GTTTTAGTGGTCAGGAATGACTTGAAGATGGGAAAAGGGAAAATAGCTGCACAATGCAG ATGGGAGATGTGTGGACAGGTGAAGGTGGTGGTGAAGATTGAAAGTGAAGATGATATGTTGGTTTTGCAA GAAAGagcaaaatcaattaatatacCAACACACATTACAATAGATGCTGGGAGAACCCAAATTGCACCAA ACTCGAGGACAGTGATGGCTATACTTG GACCGGCTGACATGGTTGACAATGTAACTGGGGGATTGAAACTTTTGTAG
- the LOC101263501 gene encoding uncharacterized protein isoform X2, with amino-acid sequence MLLGAGCLALGYIIGMRHSSRTFLSNRASGDTETLIDGKKRKGAKQPFEVERLAEILEDFKMVLVVRNDLKMGKGKIAAQCSHATLGLYKKLHNRAPKALNRWEMCGQVKVVVKIESEDDMLVLQERAKSINIPTHITIDAGRTQIAPNSRTVMAILGPADMVDNVTGGLKLL; translated from the exons ATGTTACTTGGAGCAGGATGCCTTGCTTTGGGTTATATTATTGGGATGCGACATTCTTCTCGCACTTTTCTCTCAAACAGAGCATCTGGTGATACCGAAACTTTAATTGATGGGAAAAAGAGAAAAGGGGCCAAGCAACCTTTTGAAGTAGAAAGGCTGGCTGAGATCCTTGAAGATTTTAAAATG GTTTTAGTGGTCAGGAATGACTTGAAGATGGGAAAAGGGAAAATAGCTGCACAATGCAG TCATGCAACTCTGGGTCTCTACAAGAAGCTTCATAATAGGGCACCAAAGGctttaaatag ATGGGAGATGTGTGGACAGGTGAAGGTGGTGGTGAAGATTGAAAGTGAAGATGATATGTTGGTTTTGCAA GAAAGagcaaaatcaattaatatacCAACACACATTACAATAGATGCTGGGAGAACCCAAATTGCACCAA ACTCGAGGACAGTGATGGCTATACTTG GACCGGCTGACATGGTTGACAATGTAACTGGGGGATTGAAACTTTTGTAG
- the LOC101263501 gene encoding uncharacterized protein isoform X1 produces MIDMTWLSAMLLGAGCLALGYIIGMRHSSRTFLSNRASGDTETLIDGKKRKGAKQPFEVERLAEILEDFKMVLVVRNDLKMGKGKIAAQCSHATLGLYKKLHNRAPKALNRWEMCGQVKVVVKIESEDDMLVLQERAKSINIPTHITIDAGRTQIAPNSRTVMAILGPADMVDNVTGGLKLL; encoded by the exons ATGATTGACATGACATGGCTTAGCGCCATGTTACTTGGAGCAGGATGCCTTGCTTTGGGTTATATTATTGGGATGCGACATTCTTCTCGCACTTTTCTCTCAAACAGAGCATCTGGTGATACCGAAACTTTAATTGATGGGAAAAAGAGAAAAGGGGCCAAGCAACCTTTTGAAGTAGAAAGGCTGGCTGAGATCCTTGAAGATTTTAAAATG GTTTTAGTGGTCAGGAATGACTTGAAGATGGGAAAAGGGAAAATAGCTGCACAATGCAG TCATGCAACTCTGGGTCTCTACAAGAAGCTTCATAATAGGGCACCAAAGGctttaaatag ATGGGAGATGTGTGGACAGGTGAAGGTGGTGGTGAAGATTGAAAGTGAAGATGATATGTTGGTTTTGCAA GAAAGagcaaaatcaattaatatacCAACACACATTACAATAGATGCTGGGAGAACCCAAATTGCACCAA ACTCGAGGACAGTGATGGCTATACTTG GACCGGCTGACATGGTTGACAATGTAACTGGGGGATTGAAACTTTTGTAG
- the LOC101263501 gene encoding uncharacterized protein isoform X4 — protein sequence MRHSSRTFLSNRASGDTETLIDGKKRKGAKQPFEVERLAEILEDFKMVLVVRNDLKMGKGKIAAQCSHATLGLYKKLHNRAPKALNRWEMCGQVKVVVKIESEDDMLVLQERAKSINIPTHITIDAGRTQIAPNSRTVMAILGPADMVDNVTGGLKLL from the exons ATGCGACATTCTTCTCGCACTTTTCTCTCAAACAGAGCATCTGGTGATACCGAAACTTTAATTGATGGGAAAAAGAGAAAAGGGGCCAAGCAACCTTTTGAAGTAGAAAGGCTGGCTGAGATCCTTGAAGATTTTAAAATG GTTTTAGTGGTCAGGAATGACTTGAAGATGGGAAAAGGGAAAATAGCTGCACAATGCAG TCATGCAACTCTGGGTCTCTACAAGAAGCTTCATAATAGGGCACCAAAGGctttaaatag ATGGGAGATGTGTGGACAGGTGAAGGTGGTGGTGAAGATTGAAAGTGAAGATGATATGTTGGTTTTGCAA GAAAGagcaaaatcaattaatatacCAACACACATTACAATAGATGCTGGGAGAACCCAAATTGCACCAA ACTCGAGGACAGTGATGGCTATACTTG GACCGGCTGACATGGTTGACAATGTAACTGGGGGATTGAAACTTTTGTAG